One Homo sapiens chromosome 3, GRCh38.p14 Primary Assembly genomic window carries:
- the GPR27 gene encoding probable G-protein coupled receptor 27 — translation MANASEPGGSGGGEAAALGLKLATLSLLLCVSLAGNVLFALLIVRERSLHRAPYYLLLDLCLADGLRALACLPAVMLAARRAAAAAGAPPGALGCKLLAFLAALFCFHAAFLLLGVGVTRYLAIAHHRFYAERLAGWPCAAMLVCAAWALALAAAFPPVLDGGGDDEDAPCALEQRPDGAPGALGFLLLLAVVVGATHLVYLRLLFFIHDRRKMRPARLVPAVSHDWTFHGPGATGQAAANWTAGFGRGPTPPALVGIRPAGPGRGARRLLVLEEFKTEKRLCKMFYAVTLLFLLLWGPYVVASYLRVLVRPGAVPQAYLTASVWLTFAQAGINPVVCFLFNRELRDCFRAQFPCCQSPRTTQATHPCDLKGIGL, via the coding sequence ATGGCGAACGCGAGCGAGCCGggtggcagcggcggcggcgAGGCGGCCGCCCTGGGCCTCAAGCTGGCCACGCTCAGCCTGCTGCTGTGCGTGAGCCTAGCGGGCAACGTGCTGTTCGCGCTGCTGATCGTGCGGGAGCGCAGCCTGCACCGCGCCCCGTACTACCTGCTGCTCGACCTGTGCCTGGCCGACGGGCTGCGCGCGCTCGCCTGCCTCCCGGCCGTCATGCTGGCGGCGCGGCGTGCGGCGGCCGCGGCGGGGGCGCCGCCGGGCGCGCTGGGCTGCAAGCTGCTCGCCTTCCTGGCCGCGCTCTTCTGCTTCCACGCCGCCTTCCTGCTGCTGGGCGTGGGCGTCACCCGCTACCTGGCCATCGCGCACCACCGCTTCTATGCAGAGCGCCTGGCCGGCTGGCCGTGCGCCGCCATGCTGGTGTGCGCCGCCTGGGCGCTGGCGCTGGCCGCGGCCTTCCCGCCAGTGCTGGACGGCGGTGGCGACGACGAGGACGCGCCGTGCGCCCTGGAGCAGCGGCCCGACGGCGCCCCCGGCGCGCTgggcttcctgctgctgctggccgtggtggtgggcgccacGCACCTCGTCTACCTCCGCCTGCTCTTCTTCATCCACGACCGCCGCAAGATGCGGCCCGCGCGCCTGGTGCCCGCCGTCAGCCACGACTGGACCTTCCACGGCCCGGGCGCCACCGGCCAGGCGGCCGCCAACTGGACGGCGGGCTTCGGCCGCGGGCCCACGCCGCCCGCGCTTGTGGGCATCCGGCCCGCAGGGCCGGGCCGCGGCGCGCGCCGCCTCCTCGTGCTGGAAGAATTCAAGACGGAGAAGAGGCTGTGCAAGATGTTCTACGCCGTCACGCTGCTCTTCCTGCTCCTCTGGGGGCCCTACGTCGTGGCCAGCTACCTGCGGGTCCTGGTGCGGCCCGGCGCCGTCCCCCAGGCCTACCTGACGGCCTCCGTGTGGCTGACCTTCGCGCAGGCCGGCATCAACCCCGTCGTGTGCTTCCTCTTCAACAGGGAGCTGAGGGACTGCTTCAGGGCCCAGTTCCCCTGCTGCCAGAGCCCCCGGACCACCCAGGCGACCCATCCCTGCGACCTGAAAGGCATTGGTTTATGA